The Candidatus Desulfofervidus auxilii DNA segment CGATAAGGAGGTTTATCATGACAACTCCACGTATTTTAATTGTAGAAGACGATAGCTATATGAGAAACCAACTTAAGGAACTCCTTAAAAATGATTATCAAGTGTTTACATCAGGAGATAGAGACGAGGCTTTAAGTGTTTTTAAATATACCAAACCAGATTTAGTGCTTCTAGATTTATATCTTCCACCAGATATTTATAGTAGCAAAATAGGAATGGATATTCTCCAACGCATATTAGAAATAAGGAATAATACCAAGGTCATTGTAATTACAGGCAGCAATGATAATAAAGATGCCCTTAGTGCAGTAGACATGGGAGTTTATGCTTATATTACCAAACCCTTCAATATTGACGATTTAAAAGTGCTGATAAAAGGATGTTTATATATACAAAAGCTTGAAAGAGAGAATAAGGCTTTGCATCAAGAATTAGAGAAAAGATGGAATTTCGAAGGTATTATTGGAAACTGTCCTCAGATGTGCCAGGTGTTCTCTATTATAAACAAAGCAGCCCCAACTGATTATACTATCTTGATTGAGGGAGAAACTGGGGTAGGTAAGGAGCTAATTGCCAGAGCCTTACACTCTCGAAGCCCTAGGAAAGAAGGTCCATTTATAGTAATAGATTGTACTGTTATCCCTGAAGGGCTTTTAGAAAGCGAACTCTTTGGCTATGAAAAAGGCTCTTTTACAGGTGCATATAGAACCAAGAGAGGAAAGATAGAATTAGCTGAAAAAGGCACCCTATTTTTGGATGAAATTGGTGACCTTCCCATTTCCCTTCAGGCAAAGTTCTTAAGATTTTTAGAAGAATCGAAGATACAGAGGATAGGTGGGGTATCTCCAAAAAAGGTAAATACTAGGGTGATTGCAGCAACTAATAAAGATTTAAAATTAGGTGTGACAAAGGGTTCCTTTAGAGAAGATCTATATCATCGTCTAAACATGATATCTATTAAAATACCTCCCCTAAGAGAGAGGGGCAGTGATATATTACTTCTGGCAGATTATTTCTTAAAAAAATATAGTGAAGGAAAAAGGCTTAGTTCAGAGGCAAAAAATGCTCTATTTCAGCACGATTGGCCAGGTAATGTTAGGGAATTGAAAAATAGGATTCAAAAGGCCATTGCTATGTCTTCGGATAACCTTATTTCTGCAGGAGATTTGGGATTGGAGACAAAAAATAGTTACCGCAATAAATCTTCGTTAAGGCATGCCAAGCAAGACGTAGAAAAAGAATACCTAATCACGGCCTTAAGAAACAATAAGGGAAATATAACCCACACAGCTCGGGAGCTAGGTACACATAGAATAGTTATCAGGAGATTGATGAAGAAGTATGGAATAAGTAAAGAGAAGTTTATGCCATCTTATAAAGGCCAATTAGAATTTCCAAGGAGAAATATAATGTCTAAATTAAAGATATTGGTGGTAGAAAGTGACAAGGCTCTTAGAATTGAGTTGGTTTGGCACCTTAAAAAACATTATGAAGTGTTTGAAGCAGCAGATAGACATGATGCTCTTACCTATCTAAAAAAAGAAAAGAGGCCAGATGTCATTTTGCTGGAACTATATTTACCACCTAGAAGAGATACTTTAGAAGATGGTTTTTATGTATTACAAAAATTCAAAGAAAGGATACCAGAGGCTAAGGTAGTTATTATAACCACTGCTACAGAAAAGGAGGTTATGGATAAGGCTAAGGAAGAAGGAGCCGATGCCTATTTGCAAAAGCCTTTTGAACTGGAGGAACTAGAAGATACCATTGAAGAGCTCTCTCAGTCTGTTCCCCAGGGTAAGGAGAGAAGGAAATATTGGAGGGATGATGAGGGAAAGGGTATAGGTGTTGAGAAAAGGAAGCAGTGGCGGGTAAGCTGTGAATTGCCTATTCAATGGGTCTTAGTTGAGGGCGAATCTCCATTAAAGGGAGAAACAAACACCATTGATATAAGTTATAGTGGAGTATCTTTTCCTGTAGAAACCCCCATTGCTCCTAATAGCGTATTGGATATGAAGTTATCCTTACCATCCCATTTGCCAAAACTAGTAGTTAAGGCTGTGGGAGTAGTAAGGTGGTTAGTAAAGCTTAAAAATGAGTATACATATAGGCTGGGAGTTGAGTTTGTAGAAATGAAATATGCTCATAGGAAGGCTATTGCAGATTATATTTACAAATTGTAGCCACATGTGATTAAGCTGAAAAAAAATTTGGAAATTAATAGGTCTGCTTGCGGCAAGGCAGACAAATAAAAATACAAAATGTAACTTACGGAGGCGGAGCTATGTCCTTGCAATGGTATGGAGTATATACCTCTTGCCGTCATGAACAAAAGGTGTATGAAAGATTGGTTGAGAAGTCTATTCATGCATTTCTTCCCAAAATGGAGGTGTGGAGTAGACGCAAGGATCGAAAAAAGAAGTTACAACGCCCTCTTTTCCCAGGTTATTTGTTTGTAAATATAGATTTAAACCCTTACATACACCTAGAAATTATAAAAACCCCAGGGGTAGCTTATATTTTGAGTAACAATGGAAAGCCTACTCCTATACCTGAAAATCAGATAGTCTCACTCCAGAAATTACTTAAAAACGATGTATTGATAAGACCTTACCCTTATCTTAAAATAGGACAAAAAGTAAGAATAGTTGATGGCCCTCTTGCAGGTTGTGAGGGTATTTTACTAAGAACCAAACCAAATAAACACAGATTAATTATCTCAATAGACTTGCTTAAACAGTCTGTATCCGCCGAAATACATGAAGCTGATGTAGAACCAATATAGCTTAATTCTGTTATTAGGTCACTGGGTCAAAATAATAACCTAATTATGATTTACTAAAAATAGAGAAACTCAAGCAAATGCCATGTGTGGAATTATAGGTTACATCGGAAAAAGGCCCGTTCTTCCTATCTTAATTGAGGGATTGGAGCGACTAGAATATCGTGGATATGATTCAGCGGGTATTGCCCTTATGAACGCTAAAAGAGAAATAAACGTTTTAAAGGTTAAGGGAAAGATCAAAGATTTGAAGGTAAAAGTAGAAAATGATGGATATTGGTGGTCAAATAATCACAACTTTCATATAGGTCTAGGTCATACCCGCTGGGCTACCCATGGAAGGCCTTGTGAAAAAAATGCCCATCCCCATCTAGACTGCAAAGGAAAAATAGCTTTGGTACACAATGGGATAATTGAAAATTACAAGAAACTTAAGGAATTTCTTATATCTAAGGGGCATAGATTTAATTCAGATACAGATACTGAAGTCCTTGCCCATCTTATTGAGGAATTTATGGATGGAAGCTTGGAAGATGCAGTTAAAAATGCACTAAAGAAAGTAAAGGGTTCCTATGCCATTGGTGTTATCTCAATAGATGATCCAAATAAGATAGTAGCTGCAAGAAATGAGAGTCCCCTGATTATAGGAATAGGAAACAATGAATATTTTTTAGCCTCAGATGTGCCTGCCATCTTAAACTATACCAGAGGTGTAATATATATAGAAGATGGGGAATTGGTAGTTTTAGACAAAAAGGGCTTTAAGATATGTCCTTTAAGAAGAAAGCGAGAAGTTAAAAAAGACATAGTCAAAATCTCCTGGGATGTGGCTTCCATAGAAAAGAATGGATATGACCACTTTATGCTAAAGGAAATCTATGAGCAGCCAAAGGCCATAAGGGATACTATAAAAGCCAAGGTTTGTAATGGGAAGATATTGTTAGATGAAATAAATTTATCTCCTAAAGAGTTAAGGAAGATAAAAAAAGTATTTATAGTGGCCTGCGGAACCTCTTATCATGCTGCTTTAATAGGAAAGTATATGCTTGAGAAACTTTGTCTCGTCCCGGTTGAAGTAGATATTGCCTCAGAATTTAGATATAGGTCACCCCTTTTAGATAAAAATTCCCTAGTGATAGCTATTAGCCAGTCTGGAGAGACCGCTGATACCCTTGGGGCTATAGCCTATGCAAAAAATAAGGAATCAAAGATAATCTCTATATGCAATGTAGTAGGAAGCAGCATCACTAGATGCTCCCAAGGAACAATTTATACCCATGCAGGCCCAGAGATTGGAGTTGCTTCTACCAAGGCCTTTACCACCCAACTGGCAGCCTTATATCTCTTTTGCCTTTATTTAGGAAGTATTAAAGGGTTGATTGATCAAAAAACATGTAAAAGATGCCTTAAAGCCCTTGAAAAAATCCCTGAGGATGCGGATACCATTTTAAAAAGGGCATCTGAATTAGATGAGCTAGCGAATCTATTCTATAAAAAGTCAAACTTTCTTTACCTGGGAAGGGGCATTAATTATCCTATTGCCTTAGAAGGTGCCTTAAAGCTAAAAGAAATATCCTATATTCATGCAGAGGGCTACCCTGCAGGAGAGATGAAACACGGTCCTATTGCCCTAATTGATAGTTCTCTTCCAGTAGTAATATTGATCCCCAAAAACCAGCTTTATGAAAAGATTATATCTAACATGGAAGAGGTAAAGTCCCGTGGGGGCATTGTTATAGCAATAGCTATTGAAGGAGATAAAAATATAATAGAAAAGGCCGATCATGTATTTTATGTGCCTAAGGTATTAAATGAACTCACACCTATCTTATTTACCATACCTCTGCAGCTTCTGGCTTATTATATAGCAGTGAAAAGGGGATGCGACGTGGATAAACCCAGAAATTTGGCAAAGAGTGTCACAGTAGAATAAAAAGAGCGGTAATAGAGCTCAAACATTGTATGATTACACGACCCTTGGAAACCCATAACACAGGAGGTAACAAATGAAGAGGCCCATTTTGCTTCTCTTATGGGGATTAATATTTGCCTTCCTTGGAGGGTGCGCTGGAACCCTTCCTATAGATAACAAACAAGCAGAACAGATATTGAGGAACTACATTATCAGTCCTGGGGATATGTTGTTAATCGACATTATGGAAGAAGAAACTATCTCAAGGACAGTGCCTGTTCGTCCAGATGGAAAGATTTCACTCCCTTTGATAAACGATATCCAGGCAGCAGGCCTAACCGCAATGGAGTTGAGGAAAAATCTGATTAAAAAACTAAGTAAATTTTATAAGATAGTAGACGTGACAGTAACAGTTACAGAAGTTAAAGGATACAAGGTTAATATAATTGGAAACGTTAATAGACCTGGGGTGAAAATCCTAACTGCTAAAACCACCTTTTTAGAAGCCATTTCTTTAGGAGAGGGTTTTAGTGAATGGGCTGATGTAGATGATATTTATATCATAAGGCAAATTAATGGTAAACGGAGGAAAATAAAGGTAGATTATGAGGGAATACTTGAAGGCAAAAAGGAAGATATCTGGATTTTACCAGGTGATACAATCGTAGTTCCTTAGGAGAGTAAATGATGGATAAAGAAGAAGTCTTTCCCATAAGGGAATACCTTGATACAGCGATTCGAAGAAAATGGTTTATTATTATACCTTTTATTCTCTCACTTATCCTTACCACTGGCCTATATTGGAAACTTCCTAAGATTTATCGTTCTGATACCTTGATTTTAGTGCTTCCTCAGAAAGTTCCACAAGACTATGTAAAACCTACAGTAACTACCCCCATCCAATACCGTCTTAAGACCATAACCGAAGAGATACTCAGTCGCACCCGCCTAGAGACCATCATAAATGAATTAAATCTTTATCCCGAGCTTAGAAAGACAACACCCATAGAACAAATTATAGCCAAAATGCGAAAAGATATTGAAATAAAAGAAAAGGGAGAGAGTTCGTTTAGGATCTATTACCAGGGGAAAGACCCTGAAACTGTAAGAAGGGTAACTAGCAAACTAGCCTCTTTATTTATTGAAGAGAATCTTAAAACCAGACAACAGCAAGCACAGATAACTACAGACTTCCTTTCTCATGAACTCGCCTTAGTTGAAAAAAAATTAAAACAGCAGGAGAAGGCTATTACTGCATTTAAATCTAAACACATAGAAAGCCTTCCTGAACAGAGGGAATCCAATTTGGCTATGCTTAGACAGCTTTGTGAAAGAAGGCAAACAATTATGGAAAGGATAAATATCGCAGAAAATCAAAAGACTTTCTTACAACACCAACTTGCTAGCCTAGACCGATTTGTATATCCTGATACAGAAAATCAGGTTATAACACCTAATTCCTCTGTTCAATCTCAATTAGTAGCAGCCCAAAATCAACTTTTGGCATTAAAAAATATATATACCGACAATCACATAGAAATTAGGAAGCTAAAGGAAAAAATCAATCAACTAAAAAAACAATTAGAATCAAACAACAAAGAAAATCAAGAAATACAGCAGGTTCAAATGCTAAATCCAAGAGTATTGGAATTGAAAAGCCAGCTAATGACCATAAATATGGAGGTCAAGCGTCTTAAAGAAGAGGAGGTTAAGTTAAAGAAACAGATTTCCATTTATGAAAAAAGGCTTGAGCAAACTCCTCACGTAGAACTCCAATTGGCTGATCTGACGCGCGATTACAATAATACCAAAAGATTTTATGAAGAGTTACTGCAAAAAAAGATGCATGCAAAACAGGCAGAAAATTTAGAAAGGAGACAACAAGGAGAACAATTCAGGATATTAGACCCACCGGTATTACCCAAAATACCCTATAAGCCTAATCCTTATAGACTCTTTCCAATAGGTATCTTTTTGGGGTTAGGCTGTGGTTTTGGTCTAGCATTTGTAGTGGAGATGTTGGATAATTCCTTCAGGAATCCCAAAGAAGTTGAAGAATACTTAGGTATACCAGTTTTAGCTAGTATCCCAGTGATTAAGAAAAAATAAACTTTTTTGGTCATGAGGAACGTGCCTTGATACCGCAAATGCGCAGGGCAGCAATATCGGCGACTGCCAATATGGCAGAGGGCTTTGGCCGGTTCCATTATCAAGAAAAAAAAGCAACCCAATGACAAATGATGTAATAACCTAACCATTTGGAGGGACAATGGGAAAAATCCATGATGCCTTAGAAAAAGCAGAAAGAGAGCGTTACCTAATTAACAGAAGTTTACCCAAATCGACCCCTAAGAGAGAAAGCGGGGTTGAGAATATAGAAGTTCAGGCTCCAACACTACCAAAGGCCGAGAAGGACATTATTAAAAAGAAAAAAGGATATTACAAAGATACTTATGCCTTAGCAACTGAACAATTTAGGATATTAAAGTCCAAAATCTTGTATGTAAAAAATGGCACTCCACCTAAGACCATCCTTGTTACCAGTAGTGTTCCTTTGGAAGGTAAAACTACAGTTGCAGTCAATTTGGCCATTAGTATCGCTCAGGGGGTTAAGGAGCATGTCTTGCTGGTAGATTGTGATTTTAGAAAGCCAGAGATTCACAAATTATTTAATCTTTCTCCTCAAAGGGGTTTAAGCGATTATTTGCTAGGCCAGGTAACCATCCCTGAAATCTTGTTAAAAACAAAAACCCCTAAGCTCTCTGTGCTTCCTAGCGGAAAGCAGGTTTCTAATCCTGCAGACCTTTTGGCCTCTGAAAGAATGAAAGAACTCATTCAAGAACTAAAGAATAGATATAATGACAGGTATATTATCTTTGACTCTTCCCCACTTCAGCTTACTTCTGAAACTATGGTGTTATTATCCCAAGTGGAAGGGGTAATACTAGTAGTTAGGGCAGGAAAGACAAACAGGAATTTGGTCTTAAATACTATAAAGGAGATAGAGAAAGAAAGACTCTTGGGTGTTGTGTTAAATGGCGTAGAGAAATCTCTGACCAATAAATACTATTCCCATTATAAATACTATTAGTCTCAAACAATAACCAAATAGACCATAACGGTGAGAAATAGCTATTTTATAGCTTAGTTGCTATCAATAAGGTAAAAAAGTAATCAAGGCATAGAGCAATGATGAATTTAGGTAGGAAAAATTTAGCAATCTTAAGTACTTTTCTAATATGTATGGTGCTTATTTCAGTAGCCTGCAGCAGTCCTGCAGAAAAAAGGGCAAGACATCTAGAGAAGGCCCAAAAGTATTTTTCAGAGGGTAAATATAAGGAAGCCATCATTGAGTATAAAAATGTGCTCAAGTTAGACACCAAAAATGCTAAGGTCTATTATAAATTAGGACTTTGCTACCTGAATACAGGAAAAGGAAGGGAGGCCTTTAAGTCACTTTCGGCGGCGGTAGAATTAGACCCAAAGAATCTGGATGCCCATCTTAAACTGGGAAATCTATTTCTGCTTTCCAGGCTCCCAGAAAAGGCAAGGGAAAAGGCAGACTTGGTCCTTTCTCAGGAGCCAAAAAACCTGGAGGCCCTTATCCTTTCAGGGAATGTTTATATTCAGAAAAAGGAGATAGATAAGGCCATAGAAATCTTTAAAAAGGTGCTAGAATTAAGACCTAAAAGGCAACAAACCTATTTTATCTTGGCAACTTTAGTTTCTTTAAAAAGAAAATTTACAGAGGCTGAAAGATATTTAAAGAAAGCTATAGAGATAAATCCCCAGGAAATTAGTGGATATCTGACATTAGGAAATTTTTATATGGCCACCAAAAGGCCACTTTTGGCAGAAAAGGCTTATAAGTCAGCCATAGGAATTGAGCCTAAAAATTTCAAGCCTTATGTAGTGTTAGGAAATTTTTATAGACATCAACGGGAATTCAAAAAGGCGGAAGAACTATATTTAAAGGCTACCGAGATTGACCCCAATGATGTCCGCCCATTTATGGTACTAGGGGAATTTTATAGGACAAGGGGTGAGAATGAAAAGGCAATCAAGCACTACAATAAGGCCTTGGCATTAAATCCCAAACTTAATTTGGCAAAGATAAATCTTGGGCAAATCTACCTCAAGCAAGATAAATTAGATAAGGCCTCAACTGTTATAGAAGAGATATTAAAGGAAAGACCCAAAGACCTGGGGGCAAGACTCCTTAAAGGTCAACTGCTTATAAAGCAAAGGAAAATAAGTGAGGCTACAGAACTCCTTCAGACACTTATAAAGGATGAGCCAAAGTTTAGTGAGGCCCACTATTTTCTAGGGCTGTGCTATATGAATCAAAGAAATATACACCAAGCTAAGGCAGAATTTAATGAGGCAATAAGTTATAATCCTATGCTCTATAAGGCAAATCTCATTTTAAGTGAAATTCACCTTAGAAGTGGGGCCTTTGATCTGGCCATAGCGCATGCAAAAAGGGTGTTAGAAATAAGACCTCAAGAGATAAATGCCCATGTTGTTATAGGAAATGCCTATTTATATCAAGGAAATTTGGATAATGCCTCTTTGGAATTTAAAAAGGTCATCAAAAAAGCACCTGAAAATCCTGTGGGGTATTACAGATTAGGACTGGTTTTAGAGGCCCAAAAGAGATATGATAAGGCACTCTCTCAATTTGAAAAGGTACTGAAATTAAATCCTAGGTCTGTAAAGGCCTTAAGCCATATAGCTACCATATACCTTTATAAGAAAAACCCCGATAAGGCTATTTCAAAGTGTAAGGAACATTTAAAAATAGTCCCTGATAACCCATTTATCTACAGTCTTATGGGAAATATCTATGCTTCAAAAGGTGATACCAAAAATGCAGAAAAGCAATTTAAAAAGGCACTTTCTATCAATCCCAATCTCCTTTCACCTTATATGGGTCTGGCAGGCCTGTATGTGCAAAGTAAAAAGGTTGGTCAAGCCATAGCTCAATGTAAAAAAGCCATTGAAAAGAATCCTAAGTTTATTCCGGCACGCATGAATTTGGCCCTCCTGTATCAAACCAAGGGAAATGATAAACAGGCCATAGAGGAGTATAAAGAGATTTTAAACATAAATCCTAAATTTGCACCTGCAGCCAATAATTTGGCCTGGCTGTATGCAGAAGGTGGTGAAAACCTGGATAAGGCCCTAAATTTGGCACAGACTGCCAAGCAGCAGTTGCCTGATAACCCAGCGGTTTCTGATACCTTGGGATGGGTGTATTATAAAAAGAATATGTCTGATGGGGCTATCTCTCTTTTTCAAGAAGCACTAGAAAAATTACCCAATCATCCCATTATTAATTACCATTTAGGTATGGCATACTTTAAAAAAAGGGAAAAGGAGCTGGCAAAAAAGTTTCTGACAAAGGCCCTTAATATCAACCAAAAATTCCCCCAGGCAGATGAAGCCAAACAAGCCCTCAAACAACTAAAAGAATAAAACACAGAAACTGTGTGAACTCAATAAACTGAATAATGTCCATTTTCCCACTCATAAATTCTTTAATATGTGCTATTTTGGCCATTTTTGTCCTTTCTAGAAATGCCAGACATCCACTGAACCTCAGCTTTTCATTGGGGCTGTTTTCTCTTGGTTTTATAGAAATGGCTAATTTTATAGCACTGCGTAGCATCCTTCCCCTGTTCTGGATACGTATGGCCAGGGTAGGCGAATGTCTCCTTCCAGCAAACTGGATACTCTTTATCTATGCATTTGCCAAAAAAGATAGGCAAATTTTGACCAAGGATAAGCTGGTCATCTCTATTTTCTATGCTACATCTCTATTTTTTATGGCCTTTTCTCAAAGGGAATTTTTCATTACGCCCTTAAGCGACTTTCTCTTTAGGATTGAAAGGTTAGGCTATTATTTTTATCTCTTTCTCTGTTTTTCCATGATATTTATCCTTTCTAAGTTAGAAGGCATCCTTTTTTCTTCAAAAGGGGCAGTAAGGTGGCAAATAAAATATGCCATGCTTGGCTTGGGCTCTATATTTGCCTCTTTTATCTTTATTACTGGACAGAGGCTGCTTTACAGGACAATTGATTTACACTTTATCCCTATCCATTCAGTAATTATCCTCATCTCCCTTTCCCTTATTGTATTTGCCTCAGTAAGACGCCACTTTTTGGATGTAGATGTATTTGTGTCCCGTTATGCAGTGTATACTTCATTGACGGTAATATTTGTAGGCATATATTTCCTTTCCTTAGGTCTAATGGGGGAATTGGCAAGAAAACTTGGCATAGATTTAGGATACTTATGGGAAATACCTATCATCTTTATTTCTGTCCTTATTTTATCAATCGTTTTGCTCTCTGATACAGTGAAGCGGAAGGTAAGATACTTTATATCCAGACACTTTTATAAGGATAAATATGACTATAGGGCTCAGTGGCTAAATTTTTCAAACAGGTTGAGCAACAAATTTACTGCATCTGAGATATGCAATGCTACATTAGAGCTTCTATCTGAAGCCATGTATGTAAAGCAGCTATCAATCTGGCTTTATGATGAAGAAAATGAAAGTTTGCAAATAGCCTCTTCCAAAGGGCTTGCCAAAGTCGACTTTAAAGTAGAACATAAAGATTTCATCTCCTCCTTAAAAAACAGACCTTTTATCCTTAAAGAATCTCTTAAAAAGGAAAATAGCAAAGTTTATGAAGAAAATAGAGAATTTTTTGAAAAGGCAAGGGCTTCACTGTGTGTGCCTATGATAGTTGGGGATAATTTCATAGGTATAATTGCTATTGGACCTGAATTTAGTGGCAAGGGATTTATTCAGGATGACTTTGATTTATTAACATCCATTGCTGCTCAGGCCTCAAATGCCCTACTAAATGTCCGTCTTTCTGATAAGCTGATTCAAATCAAAGAACAAGAGACCTTTCATAGACTATCTTCTTTTATAGTGCACGACCTTAAAAACCTGGTTTATACATTATCTTTGAGCCTTCAAAATGCCAGAAAATACTTTGATGAGCCTGAATTTAAGAAGGATTTATTAGATACCATCTCTAACAGTGTCTCAAAGATGAAGGTCTTAATGGCAAAGTTATCTTCAGCTCCAAGAGGGCTTAAAATTAATTTGCAGCAGATAGATTTAAATAACTTAATCAATGAAGTTGTGGATAGCACTAAACTAAATAGCAAGGACATAAATATCAAGAAATATTTTGGAGATATACCTGTTATAAAAGCCGATAAGGAGCAATTAAAGAAAGTAATTACAAATCTTATGCTAAATGCCTTGGAGGCCAATGGAAATAGAGGAGAAATAAAAATCAATACATATTCCAGAAACGGATGGGTAGTCTTTTCTATTTCTGATAATGGACCAGGGATGGATAAAGAATTTAAAGAAAAGTATCTTTTCAAACCATTCCACTCTACAAAAAGCAAGGGGTTAGGCATTGGACTCTTTCAATGCAAGACCATCATAGATGCCCATAAAGGAAAAATTGAGGTAGAGAGTGAAAAATGGAAAGGCTGCACCTTCACGGTTAAACTCCCGGTTTGACAAATAAGTCCACGGATATTAAAAAACTAACATGGCTATAGCAATTCCAAAAAAGAAGAAATATACCTATGAAGATTATGCAAAGCTTCCTGAAGGCGCCCCTTATCAACTTATTGGTGGAGAATTAATTATGACCCCAACTCCCACACCCTATCATCAAATAGTTTCGCGAAAAATAGTGTCTTTATTAGTTCAGCATGTGGAAAAGAATGATTTAGGAGAAGTTCTTTATAGCCCCATAGATGTTTACCTAACCGAAGAAGATACCTTTCAACCCGATATTATCTTTATTTCAAAAGAAAGGCTTAATATCATTGGTGAAACTAAAATAGAAAGTGCCCCAGACCTTATAATAGAACTCCTCTCTCCTGCTACTGCCTATTACGACCTTGGTAGAAAATATGAAGTCTACGAAAAAAGTGGTGTAAGGGAATACTGGATTGTCCATCCAGAGAGAAAAAGCATAGAAATTTATCAAAATGAAGGTAGTCAATTTAGACTCATCCAAACAGCAAAAGAAACAGGTGCTATCAATTCTCTGGTTTTAAAAGACCTTGAAATTAACTTAGAAAAGGTATTCTAAATCAATGTTTAGTTAAATAGTTAATTCCCTTTGAATAGTTTTATCATTCTGGGATTTTTGCCCTGTTAACCAAAGCATAGAGAGCGAAATGGACGAAAAGGATAAGATTCTGATTATTGAAGACGATAAAGGCATTGCAAAGCAAATTAAATGGGCCTTATTGAAAGATTACCACGTCCTCATTGCCCATGATGTCCCCATTGCCCGTCAGCTTTTAAAAAAAGAGAGACCAAAGGTTATAACCTTGGACTTAGGCCTTCCACCTAA contains these protein-coding regions:
- a CDS encoding tetratricopeptide repeat protein; protein product: MMNLGRKNLAILSTFLICMVLISVACSSPAEKRARHLEKAQKYFSEGKYKEAIIEYKNVLKLDTKNAKVYYKLGLCYLNTGKGREAFKSLSAAVELDPKNLDAHLKLGNLFLLSRLPEKAREKADLVLSQEPKNLEALILSGNVYIQKKEIDKAIEIFKKVLELRPKRQQTYFILATLVSLKRKFTEAERYLKKAIEINPQEISGYLTLGNFYMATKRPLLAEKAYKSAIGIEPKNFKPYVVLGNFYRHQREFKKAEELYLKATEIDPNDVRPFMVLGEFYRTRGENEKAIKHYNKALALNPKLNLAKINLGQIYLKQDKLDKASTVIEEILKERPKDLGARLLKGQLLIKQRKISEATELLQTLIKDEPKFSEAHYFLGLCYMNQRNIHQAKAEFNEAISYNPMLYKANLILSEIHLRSGAFDLAIAHAKRVLEIRPQEINAHVVIGNAYLYQGNLDNASLEFKKVIKKAPENPVGYYRLGLVLEAQKRYDKALSQFEKVLKLNPRSVKALSHIATIYLYKKNPDKAISKCKEHLKIVPDNPFIYSLMGNIYASKGDTKNAEKQFKKALSINPNLLSPYMGLAGLYVQSKKVGQAIAQCKKAIEKNPKFIPARMNLALLYQTKGNDKQAIEEYKEILNINPKFAPAANNLAWLYAEGGENLDKALNLAQTAKQQLPDNPAVSDTLGWVYYKKNMSDGAISLFQEALEKLPNHPIINYHLGMAYFKKREKELAKKFLTKALNINQKFPQADEAKQALKQLKE
- a CDS encoding Uma2 family endonuclease, encoding MAIAIPKKKKYTYEDYAKLPEGAPYQLIGGELIMTPTPTPYHQIVSRKIVSLLVQHVEKNDLGEVLYSPIDVYLTEEDTFQPDIIFISKERLNIIGETKIESAPDLIIELLSPATAYYDLGRKYEVYEKSGVREYWIVHPERKSIEIYQNEGSQFRLIQTAKETGAINSLVLKDLEINLEKVF
- the prsK gene encoding XrtA/PEP-CTERM system histidine kinase PrsK, coding for MANFIALRSILPLFWIRMARVGECLLPANWILFIYAFAKKDRQILTKDKLVISIFYATSLFFMAFSQREFFITPLSDFLFRIERLGYYFYLFLCFSMIFILSKLEGILFSSKGAVRWQIKYAMLGLGSIFASFIFITGQRLLYRTIDLHFIPIHSVIILISLSLIVFASVRRHFLDVDVFVSRYAVYTSLTVIFVGIYFLSLGLMGELARKLGIDLGYLWEIPIIFISVLILSIVLLSDTVKRKVRYFISRHFYKDKYDYRAQWLNFSNRLSNKFTASEICNATLELLSEAMYVKQLSIWLYDEENESLQIASSKGLAKVDFKVEHKDFISSLKNRPFILKESLKKENSKVYEENREFFEKARASLCVPMIVGDNFIGIIAIGPEFSGKGFIQDDFDLLTSIAAQASNALLNVRLSDKLIQIKEQETFHRLSSFIVHDLKNLVYTLSLSLQNARKYFDEPEFKKDLLDTISNSVSKMKVLMAKLSSAPRGLKINLQQIDLNNLINEVVDSTKLNSKDINIKKYFGDIPVIKADKEQLKKVITNLMLNALEANGNRGEIKINTYSRNGWVVFSISDNGPGMDKEFKEKYLFKPFHSTKSKGLGIGLFQCKTIIDAHKGKIEVESEKWKGCTFTVKLPV